The following are encoded together in the Anaerolineae bacterium genome:
- the cofE gene encoding coenzyme F420-0:L-glutamate ligase, whose product MAMTLRQVTLTAVPGIPDIRPGDDLAEIIAQALERAGYPLQDGDVVAVAQKIVSKAEGRMVALKDVAPSAEAMAWAEKTGKDPRLVELILRESREILRARRDLIIVEHRLGFVCANAGVDHSNVCVGNEADAWALLLPEDPDTSARRLREGLCQRLGVEVAVLIIDSHGRAWRLGTVGVAIGVAGMRPLSDLRGWPDRYGRALRVTQVGTADEIAAAASLLMGQAAEGTPVIIVRGAPYQAGSGCLSELLRPRELDMFR is encoded by the coding sequence ATGGCTATGACGTTAAGGCAGGTGACTCTTACTGCGGTGCCTGGCATCCCTGATATCAGGCCTGGGGACGATCTCGCCGAGATCATCGCGCAGGCGTTGGAGCGGGCTGGCTACCCCTTACAGGATGGCGATGTGGTCGCGGTCGCTCAGAAGATCGTCTCCAAGGCCGAAGGGCGCATGGTCGCCCTGAAGGACGTGGCCCCGTCAGCGGAGGCGATGGCATGGGCTGAGAAAACAGGGAAAGACCCGCGTCTGGTCGAGCTGATCCTGCGCGAGTCAAGAGAGATCCTTCGGGCGCGGCGGGATCTGATCATCGTGGAACACCGTCTAGGGTTCGTATGCGCCAACGCAGGCGTGGACCATTCCAACGTCTGCGTGGGCAATGAGGCAGACGCTTGGGCATTGTTATTGCCGGAGGATCCGGATACCTCGGCGCGGCGGCTGCGAGAGGGGCTGTGCCAACGGCTGGGAGTTGAAGTAGCTGTGCTGATCATCGACTCGCATGGCCGGGCATGGCGGTTGGGGACCGTGGGGGTTGCCATCGGCGTGGCGGGGATGCGCCCTTTGAGCGATCTGCGAGGCTGGCCGGATCGGTATGGCCGAGCGTTACGCGTGACCCAGGTCGGCACCGCGGATGAGATCGCTGCGGCAGCGTCACTGCTGATGGGACAGGCAGCGGAGGGCACGCCAGTTATCATTGTACGCGGGGCGCCTTATCAAGCCGGCAGCGGGTGTCTATCCGAGCTTTTGCGCCCGCGGGAGTTGGACATGTTTCGGTAG